In the Rhea pennata isolate bPtePen1 chromosome 4, bPtePen1.pri, whole genome shotgun sequence genome, AcactttaaatattcttttagaGGAGTTTTAATATTCCCTCTCCTGCAAAAGACATGCTTTAGGGTCTTTTAGCCTTTAAGGTATCAGGGTGTATCAAGGAGGACCACACAGTGCTTTTAAATAAGGGGATATCATTATCACTATCTTCATTTTCCAATGTGATTAATAAAAGTAAAGCTAATGTGAAACCGTAAAAAAACcgattttcttctttttttctcttgcaagcGACACCGCATCCCTGTGCCTTTGCTCGCTGCACACGGGCAGCGAGCGACCCGGGAAGGGAACCTGCAAAGCTCGGGTGGGAAATCGTCCCGAGACACctgcccgcccgcgccccgTCCCGCTCTGCTTACCCGGCCCCGGTGCCGGGCGCGATTCCCCCGCTCCTCTTCCCCGGCGGCGGTTCAGCCGTGCAGCCGGGACGCCGGGCAGCGAGTCGCGGGCTGGAGCCAGCCCTCCCGGGGCAGAAAGCGGCCGAGGGCGGCGCGGAGGAGACAGCGCGCACCCCGGCACCGATGCCGTGATCTCGCCCACGGGATTTCCTGCCCGCTGCCTCCCGGTGAAGAAAGCCGGGGTCAGAAAGGCCTCCTGCACCTCCCCGCACAAAATTGCAAAGTCTGGCTAAGCCCGGCCCGGGAGCGGGCCAGGGCACAGAGGAGCAATATTGCCCCGGGTCCCCTCTCCACGCAGCACGCAACCATGCAGGGAGCGCGGGAGAGCCCCAAGGGCCTCGTCCTGCCGGAGCAGCGTGTCCCCCGTGGGACACCGAGAAAGGGGACAGGAGAGGGCCACGGGGGGCTCGAGCCATTCCCCAGCCCAAGTTACTGTTTGGCCACTGCAGCCAGAGATTCGGGGTTGAAAACCGCACACGGTTCCCACGCACGAGTCTCCTTCCCACTGTGATGCAGAGGATGGAGCTGTCGGGAGAGCTACGCGATACAGCGGGGTTTACTTCTCGGGGTGAATTTCCTCGGGCTGAGCCAACAGCTAGGTAAGATTTAAGTGCTCTGCATTAAAGACTGAGATAATTGGAAAATTACTGCTTCAGAGGAAATGGATGTGGAGTTGTGCAGCAAATGGTTTCCTTAAAATGATGCATTGTAATGAGGTCTTATATTAAACAATATCAACGTGAGCAGTTTCATTCAGAGCAAAGGTCCACCGAGGCCACCATTCAGTCTCCAACACTGACTACAAGCAGTTGcctagagaaaaataaggaCATAGTCAGCATATACAATACTTCTCCTTAATATTCTGACTGTTTTCAACCCAAAAGATTTCCTGAGCTTGCTGCTGTGCATTAAGTAACCCATACAAGATCTCTTCTCCAGTCTCTGCTTGACCCACAGAGTCTTTCTGCAACCTCTGAGTCCTTTGGCAAGGAGTCCCACGGCCAGCTGGCTGCATGAAGGTCACCTGGTTTGAACCTGATGCTCGTCAGCTTCACCCACCACCCCttacttcacagaatcacagaatggtcgaggttggcagggacctctggagatcatctagtccaacccctgccctgctcaagcagggtcacccagagccCGCACATCCTGAGCTTGCccatgaggatgttatgggagacagtgtcaaaagtcttaCTGAAGTTGAGGTAGACAACATCCGCTGCTCTTCCTTCATCTACccaaccagtcattccatcattATCAGGTTGTTTGTGTACGATTTTCCCTTTATGAATCCATACCTTATGAATCCAAGTATGGACAGCAGTGACCAAACTTCTCTCTTCACAGTCCCCAGTCATATATGTTCCAAGATACAAAACATATTCTAAGCACACAAGCACTGGTGGGAAGTGTCTAATGTGCTATTGGAAACTCTGCACATTATCTGTACTTTCCATATTCTAATAATCTCACAACTTGAGGATTTTACAACCTCGAGTGTAGAAGCAATGGCTGAGAGTCATACTGAAAAATCAGAGATCTTTCCTTTCTAGTGGCACATGACACATATTTAGAGCCCTGGTGGGGCTCAGAGTCTCTGACCAAACCTAGAGTTGTAGGAAACTGCACTGCAACCTCATTACAAAGTTCAAATCAAGACCCTGTTTGGGgggggattttattttaaaacaaaaccagtttCACTCATTCCCACTCACAAGCTGAGGCACAGCTCTGGGACACGACTGGTGGCATTTCAGTGAGCTCCAAAGCCCTGGCCCTGTGAGACCTCCTCCAGCTCCACATCTCCTTGTCTCCAAGCAAAGGCTGTTGTGCAAAAGTCCTTCCACCAGCTGCCGCTTTGGAATAACCCTGTGCCACAGCGTTCGTTGCTCTGTCCCTAACTGTACATAAATTTTACTGGCCCTTTGGTGGACGCTGAGGTGGGCGTGAGCATCCCAAGCGAGGCACTGTGGGAAGCAGGAGCAAAGGCACCCGCTGGCTTTCAACACCTACGAGGCACTGGACAGGCAAACTGGATTGCTGTCGGAAACCAACGGCCTGAACTCTTCCTAAGACTTATTCTAAGCAGAATTTAGGAGGACACCCAGAAACCACatataacaaataaaaagaaccGAATGTGCCCTTATGTGTGTTGTTTCACCCAATTACTTTAAACCGGTTCCTGATCTGGGATGAGGGGAACCTGCAACTTCGCAATCCCAAAGCCAGATAACTCTTCCTCCCACAGGATGAAATTCAGCCCCACATGGCAGCTGATACAAAACCTCACTTAATTCCTAAAGCCCTCTCTCAGGAGGCAGCGGGgcagaagggaggaggagaattGCATTTAAATGACGCCAAGACATCAGCACAGCAGCTGATTTGGCCTGGTGCACGCTACAGAAACGTAGCTCCGACAGAAACGCGCTGCAGGAAGGCCAGGACCGGGCACCTTTCCTGCTACTTCCTCAGCCCCCAGGCTGAACCGCACTGCGATTCGCCCGTTTGCAGAGAGTCGAAGTCCTTTCAAGGctgatttcagtgtgttttgttGACGACTGGGGGAACGTTAAACCATCCGCTGCTTTTTGATGGAACCGTCTCTCCTCCCCCCCTGCCTCTTCTGAACCAGATCCCCTGTTTACGGTTGTGTCTTCACAGGGCTAATTCTACTGCAAGGGGGGAAGGggtagtttgtttttttgtttgggttttttttttttttttttttttagtaaatgcaaaacagggaagaaataaCTAATACAAGCCAGCCAATGGCACTGACAGGACcacaaaagagaagaagcaaATAATCTCAAGGAAGCCACAGAGTGCCACCCAGGCAGCACTGCTGGCAGGAGGTGTGGGTAGTCAGAAACGGGGAATGCTGCCGCTCCACCAGCTCTAATCACCTGGGGGAATTCAAGTTCCCCCTCAGGGACCTTAAGAGCAAAGACTCACAGCAACACCCTTCTCTGGCAGAGTCCTCCATCCCTGCACAAAAGGGCCCAGATACTCCCTGGAGTGTCCCCACCTGGCTTTGCTTCACCGGGACCTCAGGGAGGCAGGCCAGCATTGCGCTAAGGGAGGAGACTAGACGTGACAAACCTCCAAACTGGCCGAGTCTCAGCGCTGAGGAGACAACGCAGCAGGATCCAAGGCTGTGAGAGCCCAGGGAGCCTGAGCTAGGAGGCCTGCTACCAAACAATGTCTCAGACCCATTATAATTTGATTGCAGAAATGGGGTTTGCAACATCAAACTGTGAGATCATGAGGCCAGTTCATGAACTAAAGACTAGAATTGCTGTTCAGACAAAAATTGATATGCTATAGCTgagataatttttcttttcctaaagaaGGCCCATATTTAGTGCTAGAAGGTACGAAGTCTTTTTATAGTCCTAGACCAAATCTCAAGTCACTGCAGTATTTAGGAGATTGGGGCTGCAGAAAGCCAGCCTTTCTGCCAGCCCCTACTGTGGTCAAAGCAGTCCCCTTTCCAGAGGACAAAATGTAACCAGCCCCCAAACGATGATATCATCGACTGCTGATCCACCAAATGTCTGCACACATCAGCTCTGCAGCATCAATACAGAAGGTGCAGGAAGCCTGAATAAAGCCATGCACGCCAGGTATCGCAAACTCTTTAACACACCCAAGTCTCCTTACACCAAACTCAGCTGACGTACCTACACGCACCAAGATTATGGAGGGTTTTGACCTAGTGATGAGGTGGAAGGCTGGGCACTGGAGAGATGAGAGTGCAGGAGCATCTGTGGATTGCAAACTGTATTCTAAGTTACGTGATGTTTACGTTAGGAGTATCCAGAAGAGAGTAACAGTATTGGCCACTATACTGGAAACATACAGCTAGAGTGGAAAGAGAGTGTGTGACTATTGAAGGTGTGACAGTCACATTCTCCAAACCCCTTCAGTGCTACggctttgcaaagaaaaggggGCAGCCAGGTGTTCATAAACCGCAGCTTTATTTCACACCGGATAAGCCGCATGTTATAgtctcaacttttttttttccttcgttCAAACAAAAGTTTGCGATTCAagatgaaattttgaaattcttaatTTAAACTTTCCATTCTTCTCTTATCACAAGGCCCTTCAGGGGTGATTTTAATgtgaacaaaaataatcatCAAAGCTGACATAAACACAATCGAATGTCACACTCTGAGTTATCACAACACGATCAGCTGCGGGGATCAAGAAGCACCTGTCATCTTAAGCAACCTGCATTGTTGCTTAGTTGTGGAAACAGGTTTCCTTCTTCTGAAGCCTTGTGGAGAGAGACCATCAGCAGAAGGAACAACTGACCTGAGAGAACATGGTCACTTTGATGTTCTGCTAGTATCTCCTGGCCATCACGACGTAACTCCCATGTCCCGAGACAGGCTCCTGCTACCAACCACGCAGTACCGTAGGACACCCACACCATGTCTTACTGCCGCTAAGCTGCTGAGTTTGTTACTGCTACAGAAAACTCGCTGATGCTCTGTACAACTGATCCTTCCTCAAATGGCTAAGACATCAGTCATACCCAAAACTCAGAACTTGATGCCCCAAGTGCCCTCTCACTTTCAGTGCCTTCTCTGTTAAATGGATGTAATTTTTAAGTACTTTGAAAAAAGAGctgttttattaatttacaATTTCTAGAAGGACAGGGACAGAGACTTAATAGGTAACCCATGCAACCCCACTAATGTTTCCAAAAACCAAAATGCCCCTCATTCCAAAGCCCACTACAGAACATATTAGTACAAATATGTGTTCAGACGGGGTCTGTGTTGGAAAATCTCTCTGGCTTCACCTCAAATCTCCTCAGCAAGTACAGAGAAAATTGATCCTGAACTTACCTCTTGCCCATTCCTGAGATGCTAGTCCTTGTCCATCTGTCTCTTCcccaagtgatttttttctcctctctttgctCACAACTTCTGTTTAATTGTTGacataaataaattaaacagaGACCTCATTCTCCCCAGCTTCTACATACTGCAAACCTTCCTGCTTCTATTTCTCACTGCAGAAAGGACTTGCATACCTGAAAGCTCATCTCTTTTCCAACTCTATCAGTTGCTCACATCAAAATTAGACCTCCACCATCAAATATTGCCTCTCTTAGAAAATCAGTGTAAGGTAAATGacttttgttttacaaattcACTAGGATTCTGGGGGAACAATCCTATCTGCAGTGGAGGGAAAGATCTGACATGCTGatatgctgcttttctccttcactgTGCCCATCCCATCTTTGCACGTGAGGTGACCACCTCTGGATCAGGATTTTGTTACATCATGGGGTGGCTGACACCCCACCAGTACTCTTGGCAATCACTGGTTTGGCAGGTAAGAACCCAGCAGGGCTAAGGAGTAAAGAATCTTAGTATAAGTGGATCTGAAATATTACAATTTGATTCAGGTTGGCCTTAGTATGTAATAAATCAGCCTCAGACATAAGCAACATAGGTTAGAGTTCACCAGCAATCAGAGCCCTGTGACTGAAcctaaaagtaaaatgaaatttattggtaggtatggaagaaaaaaattaccttctACTCTCTAACCAATCTGTCTGATCCCCTCATATCTCTTATACAATGTTCTGTAGAAGTAACTGGTTGTctaaactgctttttcttccttgggcATATCATAACTGTGGCACTGCAAcagaaattattaataaaaacatgttATTAACACCAGCTTTCAGTGATTTGACTTCTGGTTCTCAGTCTAATGATGAAAAGTCTACTGCAGAGTATCATCTAGAGGACAAACTGCCAAATCAGAGCAGGCTAAAATCAAAGAGGTTCCTTAATTAATCTCATTAACCACCTTAACCACCCATTTCAGAGTAGATAATCAGTGCAGAACACACGTATAGCTTCTCAGTTGAAGGTGCTTGCTTGAATTTGCATTCTTTGCATTCAACGGGAGATTCACAGCATTAAGTCAAGGGACCTCAAAACCCACACACAGACCTGGCGGGGCCAATCTCACCAGATTTGCACCCCTCGGTGCCACAGCTCCCTGACCCCAGTACAGCTGAGATCAGAGCACATCACCATGCTGCCAGTCTAAATTATTTATATAGGAGCCGATTTGAAACTACAGGTTTTTTGGAGGTTCTGTTTTTGCCTACAGCTTTTCATACTCAAATAATTGCCATCGCAACTGTTTTAGTCTCATGTGTTTGTTGCTATAGAAACCCCTTTGTGCTAAGCAATATATAAATACAGGGACAAAAAAACATGACTGCAACCCCAGTTGATGTATTATTTAGGAGACAAGAGAGGGAGGTGCAGGAAAAGGTTGGGTTCATCTGATCAGATGTCTCCATGGGAGCAACATTTCCTCAGCTCCTTTTTTTGGCCAATGAAGGGTGTCCACGTTGAAAAGAGATGTATCACAGCCTGCCTGCATCTGTGATCTCTCCACTGACAACACACTTTTGTCTTGCCCTAAAGGGGTCTATTCATTAAGATATGCTATGCAGCATAAAGGAATAGCTCCCCCTAAAGCCATCTCCTGAGACTCAGCAAGGCTCTCCTTGTCCCACCCAACGCAGCGGGCAAGCAGCAAGAGAGACAGCAGCTGAAGGCATCTCTCTTGTAGTGCTGTGTCATGAAGcacttcagcaaagaaaaatatccaaaggaaaaggagtcCTTTGAACATCTTCTCCTTTATTGTAATTATATAGGTTCTCCCAGCACCTAATTATACAGGTCTCCCATTACCAAATACCTGAGGACATTCACTCTGCAGTATAGGCAGGGCAGAGTGCTCTTGGGCAGAGCAAGAATCTACTCCTGCTACGGGCTGCAAAGAACACATCCCCCGTAAATTAACTATTTGCCAGtaagtttgttttcattcaaaCCACACCGAACAAAGAGCATCATGGATATTCCTCCTTGGGTCCCTTGGTGGGCCatgctttttaaagtgcttctgaattttgcttttgcatcACAGGGTTGTAATAGAGGTGCAAGTGGGGGCATTCACCCAGGAGTCTTGGTGTCAGGTAGGAAGTGGCTCTCTTCAGCATCTCCGAAAACATGAAATTCAACTTTAGCCATCTAAAAGGCAGGCACGTAACTGAAATTCCTTGCCTACATTCCTCCACTAGCAAACGAGGATGGACACCTCCAAAAGGCAGTATATCTCATTTTAAGAGAAGTGTGAATTCTATTTAGGATATGGAGAATAAACTGTCCACTGAAAATGGAAGGAGCCCAGGCCAATAGTATGTTCTGACTTGGAGATGGCAGGAGGGTGAAGGGATGAATTTCACCTCAAGTCTGAAGTTCATGTTTGCCTGATGGGAGTTCTAGATCTATAATTCTTGTAATGATGAAAATtatgttctttcattttgcaaatatctGCTCTACTCAGGCAATCATCAGAAATCTCACAGCCTCATGAAAGCATGAGCTGCCAGGTCTCAGCATGCCCAACAGCAGCTTTCCTTGCTCCCTCAAGAGGCTTTGATGCCCTGTGAAATAAACCCTGTGCCTAAAATAGCTCATTTGCCCACAGCCATCATCTCTAAGTAGCAGCCACAACAGCAATCACATCAAGGTTAGCAGCACCTGGTTTCTGATGTGCCCAGGAAAGGGGGTCTTTCTTTGCAAAGaggtaacagaaaaacaacttgcacagggaaaaaaaaacaacaaaaaaaaaaaaaaggcgagaTAAAAACAGTAGGAAAGCCAGGAAGtatcaaaataagaaagaaatgaaaacaacagcCCAAAGCCTCTCCGGTCTGGTGAAAATGTTGCTCTTGTGCTGTGCAAAGAAGCAGGAAGTATAAACCCCTACCCATGTGCAGCTGGTGACCAGGAGACAGCAGCAAGGGCCCCATGTGTCGATGCCTTTCAGGGTCTATTTGGCAAGGCGGAAGGCACTGTGGTTACAGTAGAAAACCTCagaatgttaaagaaaaaaggcataCCATCGGGATACGGGGCTTTCTTGATGGGTTTCACACCACACAGACCATCTGCCTTGCACAAAGCAACTTCTGTAGAGAAATTGCAAAGAACAATTGCAAAAAGAACAATTGAGCAAAGGCACCAGCGGAGCCAACCTACATGTCAGCAATGCATGCTCTCggagagttaaaaaaatgtatgtctGGATACATGCTGTAAAATACCACTGTGGACTTTCTTGCTGTATAATAAGATACACTACACTTTGCTGTCCACACTAGAGCACTTTGGAGCACACAAGTGAAGgcagaaaaatctcttccaagAAATGCAACTTGGGCTCTGCATCCCAGACATGGGATATTTTTGTGCTTCCTGCAGAGTTGAACCTGATGTAAATCCCCCAAATGGCTGGGAGACAGCAATCTGCAATGGCCAATCCCATCTCAAGCACAAGTGTTGTCAGTATTAATCTCTAGTGAAGTGGTCGAGACAAAGTCCTTGACATTCCtttagaaaaaatgataaatgagcCCAAATATTGTATTAGAGctgaatttcttcagaaatcGTTTTTGTGCTTCATTCTGCCACAGATGCTGAAAATTGTCCCCTTACATAAGAGGGTCCTGATGACATCACATCCTCTCCAAAAAGCGAGCCTCTGAAGTCAACCCGGAAAGATCATCTTCATACTGCTGCGCCGTCCTTGAGGACCATCATCACTAGGAGCAAATGGGCAGCTCTCCTTTGCTGTTGTTTCTGCTCAGTCTGGATCTCTGTGAGTATGGAACCAAGGAGGTATATGACCTTGTTCGGGAGGAGCAAGTTAAATGGGAGGTTAAGGTGTTCTCCTTTGTCTGAATCTGAGAAACCAGGCAAAAAAAgtcaaagggaaaagaaaaagcaaaccaaaaagtCTAATTTTCAGGTTTGCTTGGTAAACGCATGAAGTGGAGGTATAAAACATCTTCTGTCCATCCGTGCAGGGCAGTGAGCGGTGTGACTCTGGTGTTACACTACCTGAAAAAGAGTCCAGCCAGAGGACTCTTTCTGGAAAGGAGGGTAAAAGGGAGGAAATGAGAATTTCATCAGTCAATATTATTAGGGAGTCACTTCAAATAAATTGAGAAATGGTACCATCCTGGAAAAGGCACCTGAAATGCATCTCTGAATGGCAATATCTGTCTTTACAGACTAAGTGGGCAACTGCTGAGCACCCTCTAAGCATGATCTTAGCAAGGGCTCCAGGGAAATATTTAAGTCAGCCAGATGGCATGGTCCTCCCTTTACATTTTACTCCACAACCTGTGTTTCTCCATAGCACTAACCAGCAAGGAAAAAGGACCAAGCCCCAAGGAGCAGACCCTGTGGTTTGTCCGGAAGGGACATTGCTTTTTCCAATCGTTTTCGCTGAGGACGAGCGAGCTGTGAATGGAGACGAGATTTCTCTCTTGCAGGCTGCTCTAGGATCCAGGGCCAAACAAACAGGATGACAGCCAAGTTTCGGGACAGCAAGATCACGCATCCCCAGCTGCGGCAGCGGCTGGAGCTGGAGTGCCTGTTTTCCATCAGGGACAGCGGGGTGTCCTGGATCCGCCAGGACAAGGACGGCACCCTTCACTTCATTGTGTTCATTAGCTCCCTGTCACAAACGACCTTTCAGAGGAACGAACGAACATCTGCACGCTTTGAGGCAAGGAAAGGCAGCACATCTTCCCAACTGGTTGTGAAGTCTTTCTCTCAGCAAGACCAGGGGAATTATTTCTGCCTCATCAACAGCAAccaaatgctgtatttcagcaCTGGCCAACCTGCCTTCCTCCCAGGTCAGTAATATCTTTGTCAACTTCTGCTTGCTCTGCCAAAAGCCTCAGCACCCCTTGCCTGTGCCTTTTCTAACCAGAACCATCTCCCACAAACCCCAGGTCCTCTGCCTGTTTGCCCAACACACCTTGTAATCAGTACGTGGTCCTTCTGCCAGAGGCTCTCTGCGCACCAGCTCTCCTGGTGAACATCCCCACAGCCCTCCTATGCGTGCTGcacctccttttctcttcacCTCCACTGACTACCCATATTATCAGGGTTTGGGAATCCCCAAATAGGGTGCAAGGTCTATACAGCCAGCTGGGGTACTGTCCCTGCCCAGAGGCAGAGAAGATTGGACAGACCCAGGGTCACCTTCCCATCCTATTCACAGCTCAGAAGGGATGGGACTAAAACCAAGTCTACAACCACCTCCTTCTTCCCCATTTTGCAGAGGCCCTGGAAGTCCTCTGAACCCAAAGTACTTTCagcacctcaaaaaaaaaagcaaagtagagGTTGCACTTGGGAAATAAAAATTCCCCGGGGCTTTACTGATAGCTACTGCGAAGAAGGGGCTCAGATGGTCTAGGGGTTGTGGcagaaaataagagagaaggagtctgcagctctgctgggctGTGATCCTGGGAGATCCCGCTCGGGGGAGCGCTGCAGGGGGGAGCTGCAGTCCAAAACGGGCTCTGCAGAGTCACCCAGGAGCCGAGTCCTGTGCTGGCCGGGGCGGCAGAgccaggaggagggagagcgAGCGCGGCTTTTCTGCGTTTCACTACCTGCCCTATTCCTCTGTTTTCCCGCACAGTCACAACCACAGCTGCACCCACCACCGAGAGCAGCACCGCCGCGACAGCGACCTGCCCAAAGGCACCCACCGCAGGTGAGGGAGCTGccgggagggagagggaaggagccGGGCGCCCTGGGCCCCTCTCGGCCCACGCGCGGGGCATCCTCCGTATGTGCCGCTTGGCCACGTGCCGCCGTCCTACCTTTCTCCAGGCCGGCAGCGGCATTTCGGGGGCTGAAGAGCCACGCGAAAGCTTGTACTGACTAAAGGCGTTTGGGGAACGGGGGGAGAGGGACGATCCTTTAAGCTCTGTCAGGGTTGGCtcaggggcaggggagaggcTCCAGGGGCCGCGAAGGACACGCGGGCTGGGCTCGGGGACCCGCCGGTGACCACCCCGCCGTCTGTGGGACGGGGAAGCCCTCCGTCTCACCTACAGCTGAAGCCAGCCTTGCTGAGGGCAGGATGGGACCCTCGGCTGAGGGCTTCTGCCCGGCTCCACCAGCGCTGGCCGCAGCACCCGTCGCGAGCGCCTAgcacctctcctctcctctctcctttacTCCTGCAGGGAGAAGCAACAAAACATGGCTGAATTTCTCCTGTGACATTTTCATCTGGGTTCCCTTGGCTTCCAGCTGTCTTCTCCTCCTCATCGCCCTGGTGATCACCATCATGCTGTGTCAAAGTAAGAGACCCGCGCTTAACCCCCACCCCACAAGTAGTCCTCTAGCCTCCCACCGAGGAGCACAGTCCTGTCCTTCAGGGGAACGCGTACTCTGCAGCCGTTCCCCTTAGGTAGACCATTCTTAAAATCGGTTCCCATATTCACCCCATCTCTAGATTTAgcctgagggggaaaaaaaatcaactttgaTACTAAAAGGCAACACATTAGAGAAAATTTACTTCACCAAACGatacaggctcaccctcatcAGTGCATCAAGGAGAAAGAAACCAGAAACCAAAACACTTTGATTAAGCAGAATAAATACACCTCAGCACAGGAGTTGCAAATTCAGATGCCAAGACTCCTGCTGGCGGCTTGAGCTGGCAGCTTAATCACATAGGTTCAGAGACTGGCAGAGTTAAAGCAGTAAGGCAAAATCCCCAGGAATGCAAAAGTCTGTTGGTAAAACTTTGTATCTGAAACACCTCTGATTACCTGAACAAGCAGTGagtgcaaatatatttaaatcaatttaaatgctccctgaaatgtgttttcttctgggAGAGGCGCCCAGCTACACGCGTAAGCTATGCTGATCTCATTaaaccattttcatttcatttaatcGCTTCAGCCCATTTGTGAAGAACGCTGAAATGTTTCACCGCTGAATTAATATAACTAGAACCTCGCCGACCCTTTAGCCTAAAGCTGCCCTGAAGCGACCCAGCAGCCCTGAAAAGCCCTAATAAAGTCCTCCGTCGTAGGCAGGAATACACGAAAAGGCGGCTGACGAGCCACGGCCAGAGTTGAGGGGTAGCAGCCGCGCGCAGGCGGCCGTAACTGGGAAGAGCCAGCGCCAGGAGCCTCCTTCCCAAGGCGAGGGGCAGCGCAGcgagccccgccgccccccgacGCTATTTCTTTTGGGCTAAAATGAACGGCTCTACCTTCACAGTAGCACCAACGCACCCTGAAGTAACGGCACGGACGTTACAACAGGGAAGAACGTTACTCAGCGGGACGGACCTTCAGCTGGTATCAGTCAGCCCAGTTCCACGTTGCGGGAAGACGGGATCTCGGCCACCCGGGTTTGCAGCCCGGGTGCGGTCGGTGCCACTCGCCTGCTGGAGACATAGCTGCTGCCAGTGAATTTTCAGCAGCGTCCCAAGCTCGCTGGAGCCAGCGCAGAGTAACGCGCCGTCGCCGTGCCCAGGCTGACCTCGCTACCGCTCGCCGCGTGAAAACGCTCTTGAACCCGTTACAGTCCTACGCTGCCCGAAGGCGAGCAGCAGCGGCGTTTTCTTCGCTAAGCTGCTTTGAACTAAAAcgttttcttttcaattttagaAGCCAGGAGACGAAGATGCAGATGCAAAAGGTAAGCGAACGACAGCTGttgctgatttttctcttgaactCGAGCACATCTTGCACAGAAGTGATAAAGCAAGCAGGTGCCAAGAAAAAAGGTTAAGACCCCTTTATCTGATATAAAGTGGAAGGGAGGGAATTGTGCAATTAATTAATTGGGGCTGGGAGGGGTAGACGGTTCTTTTCtcccttgttttgtttttgttaatatttaataattcagATCACAGTACTGCCATTACAGTATACGCTaaacagaaagagaggagaCGCTCACAGCAGTCCGAAAGCTCTCCACATCGCCCAGTGCTCAAAACTAACGTTGTATTTGTGCATTTCCAATCATCCGGGTCTCGTGATTTTCCAAGCACCCTTATCTCCTGACCAGGAACAGAGGATCCTGCCCCCTCTCTCCAACGCTGCTCTGCGGCACCTA is a window encoding:
- the CD8A gene encoding T-cell surface glycoprotein CD8 alpha chain, coding for MGSSPLLLFLLSLDLCCSRIQGQTNRMTAKFRDSKITHPQLRQRLELECLFSIRDSGVSWIRQDKDGTLHFIVFISSLSQTTFQRNERTSARFEARKGSTSSQLVVKSFSQQDQGNYFCLINSNQMLYFSTGQPAFLPVTTTAAPTTESSTAATATCPKHLSSPLSFTPAGRSNKTWLNFSCDIFIWVPLASSCLLLLIALVITIMLCQKARRRRCRCKRPANEKPKGKPIMPNQRM